One genomic window of Opitutia bacterium includes the following:
- a CDS encoding putative porin translates to MFNLKSKLLATAAALFAASVALAQDSGALIDLLVKKGVLNDQEAEELRAELTKDFAANTSAGKLNLSGSIADFKLSGDLRMRHQYETQAPASATGPTVTNERTRERFRFRFNGDVTLQKGWTAGFALETGQAADSGNQTFQGGNDDYSIFLARAYIGWQVNPNFGVVLGKQKNPLYTTDLVWDADINPQGVAEIYKKQLAGKDTFEIRALQDIMDDRDEKNAGPTGRDAWLFAQQAVYTHWFGKDSIGNVPNSVVLAPGFMIYNQSNIANNTTNETPFLGSTRGLSIVTFAGEVNWLNVNGAGTAMKVYWDSAYNLEANRRVSKVYGLNTTVWDKDPFSWLFGVGYSFGTGKTQGDYSLKLDYRSIGLGSVDVNLNDSDFAFGKLNQEGFKFQASYNLTDFASLNATYFHTTAKQENLTYSLANLDHSQLLQLDLVVKF, encoded by the coding sequence ATGTTCAACCTGAAATCCAAACTGCTCGCGACCGCCGCCGCGCTCTTCGCTGCCAGCGTCGCGCTCGCGCAAGACAGCGGCGCCCTCATCGACCTGCTCGTGAAGAAGGGCGTGCTGAACGACCAGGAGGCCGAGGAGCTCCGCGCCGAATTGACGAAGGACTTCGCCGCCAACACCTCCGCCGGCAAGCTGAACCTCAGCGGCTCCATCGCCGACTTCAAACTCTCCGGCGACCTCCGCATGCGTCACCAATACGAGACGCAGGCGCCCGCCTCCGCGACCGGCCCGACCGTCACGAACGAGCGCACGCGCGAGCGTTTCCGCTTCCGCTTCAACGGCGACGTCACGCTCCAAAAGGGCTGGACCGCCGGCTTCGCGCTCGAGACCGGCCAAGCCGCCGATTCCGGCAACCAGACCTTCCAGGGCGGCAACGACGACTACTCGATCTTCCTCGCCCGCGCCTACATCGGCTGGCAGGTGAACCCGAACTTCGGTGTCGTTCTCGGCAAGCAGAAGAACCCGCTCTACACGACCGACCTCGTCTGGGACGCCGACATCAACCCGCAAGGCGTCGCGGAAATCTACAAGAAGCAGCTCGCGGGCAAGGACACCTTCGAAATCCGCGCGCTCCAGGACATCATGGATGACCGCGACGAGAAGAACGCCGGCCCGACCGGCCGCGACGCCTGGCTCTTCGCCCAGCAGGCCGTCTACACCCACTGGTTCGGCAAGGACTCGATCGGCAACGTCCCGAACAGCGTCGTCCTCGCGCCCGGTTTCATGATCTACAACCAGTCCAACATCGCGAACAACACCACGAACGAGACCCCGTTTCTCGGCTCCACGCGCGGCCTCAGCATCGTGACCTTCGCCGGCGAGGTGAACTGGCTCAACGTCAACGGCGCTGGCACCGCGATGAAGGTCTATTGGGATTCGGCCTACAATCTCGAGGCGAACCGCCGCGTCTCCAAGGTCTACGGCCTCAACACCACCGTCTGGGACAAGGACCCGTTCTCCTGGCTCTTCGGCGTCGGCTACAGCTTCGGCACCGGCAAGACGCAGGGCGACTACAGCCTCAAGCTCGACTACCGCTCCATCGGCCTCGGCTCGGTCGACGTCAACCTGAACGACTCCGACTTCGCCTTCGGCAAGCTCAACCAGGAAGGCTTCAAGTTCCAGGCGAGCTACAACCTCACCGACTTCGCCAGCCTGAACGCCACCTACTTCCACACCACCGCGAAGCAGGAAAACCTGACCTACTCGCTCGCCAACCTCGACCACTCGCAGCTCCTGCAGCTCGACCTCGTCGTGAAGTTCTAA
- a CDS encoding phosphate ABC transporter substrate-binding protein, producing MKQFLSLSLAAIVATSAIAAEKIVIKGSDTLGAKLVPMLAEDYKARNGDVAFEIAAEGSTTGISAIIDSTAQIGMSSRRAKPTESSAALAKGVTLKPTIVAFDGIGVIVNQGNGVSALTKRQVEQIFTGDITDWSQVGGTPGKISVYTRNTSSGTYSDFKELAMKKRDYAGSSQKMAGNEQIAAEVAKNPNGIGYVGLAYLHDPGIKTVAIDGALPTEESVQAKKYPYARPTFYYTNGEPSGEAAKFVEFTLSDEGQKTVRKVGFVPVRTVN from the coding sequence ATGAAACAATTCCTCTCCCTCTCCCTCGCCGCGATCGTCGCCACCAGCGCCATCGCCGCCGAGAAGATCGTCATCAAGGGCTCCGACACGCTCGGCGCCAAGCTCGTCCCGATGCTCGCCGAAGACTACAAGGCCCGCAACGGTGACGTCGCGTTCGAGATCGCCGCCGAAGGCTCCACCACCGGCATCTCCGCCATCATCGACAGCACCGCCCAGATCGGCATGTCGTCCCGTCGCGCCAAGCCGACCGAGTCCTCCGCCGCCCTCGCCAAGGGCGTCACGCTCAAGCCCACGATCGTCGCCTTCGACGGCATCGGCGTGATCGTGAACCAGGGCAACGGCGTCTCCGCGCTCACCAAGCGCCAGGTCGAGCAGATCTTCACCGGCGACATCACCGACTGGTCGCAGGTCGGCGGCACGCCGGGCAAGATCTCCGTCTACACGCGCAACACCTCGTCCGGCACCTATTCGGACTTCAAGGAGCTCGCGATGAAGAAGCGCGACTACGCCGGTTCCTCCCAGAAGATGGCCGGCAACGAGCAGATCGCCGCCGAAGTCGCCAAGAACCCGAACGGCATCGGCTACGTCGGCCTCGCCTATCTCCACGACCCCGGCATCAAGACCGTCGCGATCGACGGTGCGCTGCCGACCGAGGAAAGCGTGCAGGCCAAGAAGTATCCCTACGCCCGCCCGACGTTCTACTACACGAACGGCGAGCCGAGCGGCGAGGCGGCCAAGTTCGTCGAGTTCACCCTCAGCGACGAAGGCCAAAAAACCGTCCGTAAGGTCGGCTTCGTGCCGGTCCGCACGGTCAACTGA
- a CDS encoding DEAD/DEAH box helicase codes for MSSHGPKRVYTPQSLEFWFEKLAADWEQFFESGPVERGHQMYRDSEIREIELGAKDAIIHRKVDKKEEYAVIEWEGEQLRVRSSTTDATLAHAIAVAGLHEIEELVADEMSGKLAVGSTPPMPMTKNGHANGEANGNGAKPETNGNGKDRDLLLSFTATGEGLVFLAYWKQGKNRIPALGNTAIHPTATERAKLIALATYARKAHFRYNQATHAYAMESLADIPGFLKDVLPHWKKHFGVEVDAKVDSLKLGARTIEIEAVAERKAARAGAGANEAGGLNLRWIFRAGEKLLTDEQALALLKHGRTPFLVPDLGIVTMAQEKWDSLHQWQKNLEEADSAGEVPPYLIFSLFNDSRIKVTLGAEVEAWRQKVLTPPVQPPVLPEYLRNYQRRGVEWMHHLCETGCHGLLADEMGLGKTAQVIALLKARPMSEHRHIVVCPASVVPVWREEIARFFPEAKVETLKSGHDFANTKGACIWLASYTQLRKHRSLLDATPFGYAVLDEGQFIKNPDAKVTQACFALKAQHRLVLTGTPLENRQLDLWSIFRYLLPGLLGSRAGFESALAVDRDATIHRLRAQIEPFKLRRTKNEVATELPPKVEMDLLCPLTEVQRAEYARICSEGLQRLGEDITVALREKSFGFLALLTRLRQVCCDPDLLPWLNAPLSDSGKLQLLIEKLTEVVGSGHKVVIFSQFVTLLDRVRSALAAHYPDLPRYEITGMTVDRQKPVKDFQSAQGAAVMLVSLKAAGTGITLHAADYVFLLDPWWNPAVEDQAIDRVHRIGQTNTVFVYRMVTAGTIEERIQALKADKKALFDQIVGGHAGDFEWTKHFSSLNNLIQLTAVAAESAETSG; via the coding sequence ATGAGTTCCCACGGGCCGAAGCGCGTCTACACTCCCCAGTCTCTGGAGTTCTGGTTCGAGAAGCTCGCGGCCGATTGGGAACAGTTCTTCGAGTCGGGGCCGGTGGAGCGGGGGCATCAGATGTATCGCGACAGCGAAATCCGCGAGATCGAGCTCGGCGCCAAGGACGCGATCATCCACCGCAAGGTCGACAAGAAGGAGGAATACGCCGTCATCGAGTGGGAAGGAGAGCAATTGCGCGTCCGCTCCTCGACGACCGACGCCACGCTCGCGCACGCGATCGCGGTCGCCGGTCTGCACGAAATCGAGGAACTCGTGGCCGACGAGATGTCGGGCAAGCTCGCCGTCGGCAGCACGCCGCCCATGCCGATGACCAAGAACGGTCACGCGAACGGCGAAGCCAACGGCAACGGCGCTAAGCCGGAAACGAACGGCAACGGCAAGGACCGCGACCTGCTGCTCAGTTTCACCGCGACGGGCGAGGGGTTGGTGTTTCTCGCCTACTGGAAGCAGGGCAAGAATCGCATCCCCGCGCTCGGCAACACCGCGATCCACCCGACCGCCACCGAGCGGGCGAAGCTGATCGCGCTCGCGACCTACGCGCGCAAGGCCCACTTCCGCTACAACCAAGCCACGCACGCCTACGCGATGGAGTCGCTGGCGGACATCCCCGGCTTCCTGAAGGACGTGCTGCCGCACTGGAAAAAGCATTTCGGTGTCGAGGTCGACGCCAAGGTCGACTCGCTCAAGCTCGGCGCGCGCACCATCGAGATCGAGGCCGTCGCCGAGCGCAAAGCCGCCCGCGCCGGCGCGGGCGCGAACGAGGCGGGCGGACTGAATCTCCGCTGGATTTTCCGCGCTGGCGAAAAGCTGCTGACCGACGAGCAGGCCCTCGCGCTGCTGAAGCACGGCCGCACGCCGTTCCTCGTGCCCGATCTCGGCATCGTCACGATGGCCCAGGAAAAGTGGGACAGCCTCCATCAGTGGCAAAAGAACCTCGAGGAGGCCGATTCGGCCGGCGAGGTGCCGCCGTATCTGATTTTCTCCCTCTTCAACGACAGCCGCATCAAGGTCACACTCGGAGCCGAGGTGGAGGCGTGGCGCCAGAAGGTGCTCACGCCGCCCGTGCAGCCGCCGGTGTTGCCGGAGTATTTGCGCAACTACCAGCGCCGCGGCGTCGAGTGGATGCACCACCTCTGCGAGACCGGCTGCCACGGCCTGCTCGCCGACGAGATGGGTCTTGGCAAGACGGCGCAGGTCATCGCGCTGCTCAAGGCCCGGCCGATGTCCGAGCATCGCCACATCGTCGTGTGCCCGGCGAGCGTCGTGCCCGTGTGGCGCGAGGAGATCGCGCGCTTTTTCCCGGAGGCGAAGGTCGAGACGCTGAAATCCGGCCACGACTTCGCGAACACGAAGGGCGCCTGCATCTGGCTCGCGAGCTACACGCAGCTGCGCAAGCACCGGTCGCTGCTCGACGCCACGCCGTTCGGCTACGCGGTGCTCGACGAAGGCCAGTTCATCAAGAATCCCGACGCGAAAGTCACGCAGGCGTGCTTCGCGCTGAAGGCGCAACACCGTCTCGTCCTGACCGGCACGCCGCTGGAGAACCGCCAGCTCGATCTCTGGTCGATCTTCCGTTACCTGCTGCCGGGCCTGCTCGGCTCGCGCGCCGGCTTCGAATCCGCACTCGCCGTCGACCGCGACGCCACCATCCACCGCCTGCGTGCGCAGATCGAGCCGTTCAAGCTCCGCCGCACGAAGAACGAGGTCGCCACCGAGTTGCCGCCGAAGGTCGAGATGGACCTGCTTTGCCCGCTCACCGAAGTCCAACGCGCCGAATACGCGCGCATCTGCTCCGAGGGACTGCAACGCCTCGGCGAGGACATCACGGTGGCGTTGCGCGAAAAGTCCTTCGGCTTCCTCGCGCTGCTCACGCGCCTGCGCCAGGTGTGCTGCGATCCGGATTTGCTGCCGTGGCTCAACGCCCCGCTCAGCGACTCGGGCAAGCTGCAGCTCCTGATCGAGAAACTCACCGAGGTCGTCGGCTCCGGCCACAAGGTCGTCATCTTCTCGCAATTCGTCACGCTGCTCGATCGCGTGCGCAGCGCACTCGCCGCGCATTACCCGGACCTGCCGCGCTACGAAATCACCGGCATGACGGTCGACCGGCAGAAGCCCGTGAAGGACTTCCAGTCCGCGCAGGGCGCGGCGGTGATGCTCGTCTCGCTCAAGGCCGCCGGCACCGGCATCACGCTGCACGCGGCCGATTACGTCTTCCTGCTCGACCCGTGGTGGAACCCGGCGGTCGAGGACCAGGCGATCGATCGTGTGCACCGCATCGGCCAGACGAACACCGTGTTCGTGTATCGCATGGTCACGGCCGGCACGATCGAGGAGCGCATCCAGGCGCTCAAGGCCGACAAGAAGGCGCTCTTCGACCAGATCGTCGGCGGTCACGCGGGCGACTTCGAGTGGACGAAGCACTTCTCGTCGCTGAACAACCTCATCCAGCTCACTGCGGTCGCCGCGGAATCGGCGGAAACGAGCGGGTAG
- the phoU gene encoding phosphate signaling complex protein PhoU, which translates to MKRFFDAELEALRTDLLQMGDRAIDQTRRAVRALAEGDLALADKVIAADDEIDKFEVQIDEEAIRYMTLRGPIASELRLVIVGMKASHDLERVGDEATSIARRARKLAIEPKVELYADIPRMANIALEMLRDALDCFVHEDEQKALAVIRRDPEVDNLNRLVYRRLTSYMIEKPETIAWALELMFVSKSIERIADHATNIAEEMIYLVRGKDVRHSEEIKQVVQQQIPPAGK; encoded by the coding sequence ATGAAACGTTTTTTCGACGCCGAGCTTGAAGCTCTCCGCACCGATTTGCTCCAGATGGGCGACCGGGCCATCGACCAGACCCGCCGCGCCGTGCGCGCCCTCGCCGAGGGCGACCTGGCGCTGGCCGACAAGGTCATCGCGGCCGACGACGAGATCGACAAGTTCGAGGTGCAGATCGATGAGGAGGCCATCCGCTACATGACGCTCCGCGGTCCCATCGCCTCCGAGTTGCGGCTCGTCATCGTCGGCATGAAGGCCTCGCACGACCTCGAGCGCGTGGGCGACGAGGCGACCAGCATCGCCCGCCGCGCCCGCAAGCTCGCCATTGAGCCGAAGGTCGAGCTTTACGCCGACATCCCGCGCATGGCCAACATCGCGCTCGAAATGCTGCGCGACGCGCTCGACTGTTTCGTCCACGAGGATGAGCAAAAGGCGCTCGCTGTCATTCGCCGCGATCCCGAAGTCGATAACCTCAACCGCCTCGTCTATCGCCGCCTCACGAGCTACATGATCGAAAAGCCGGAGACGATCGCGTGGGCGCTCGAGTTGATGTTCGTTTCCAAGTCGATCGAGCGCATCGCCGACCACGCGACAAACATCGCGGAAGAGATGATCTACCTCGTGCGCGGCAAGGACGTTCGCCACTCCGAGGAGATCAAACAGGTCGTGCAGCAGCAGATTCCGCCCGCAGGGAAGTAA
- the pstC gene encoding phosphate ABC transporter permease subunit PstC, with translation MAETATTVRSTRLTTSEALLRRKRGWFFGLSGDRVAKVVFQGNAAISILVLALITFTIFRDAVGFVPMNRHNLEIYRLAGLEFTDHLRREVEDYSSFNRYLGAVRSDRLTQLQRAGLPIATAQAQLADFDAYANRVADAIAAHETVLGTLTETATSLKERQKVAQDTEHARADLENALPTATPEHAAELRRQIEKMVPEKINFRTEVQAMKDQLPELKTANVALATAISELAAHPPRLGDAALDARLTRFTELLRLFPAQLDAATKRMEAWDQLKPVSFAESLTAFAFGREWITASFWQDWYGILPLLFGSLLISTIALFIAIPLGLAAAIYVNQVARPVEQKFIKPTIEFVSAIPSVVLGFFGIAVLGESLRKLSQLPAFDWVPGFPFSERLNATTAACLLALMAVPTIFSLAEDAINNVPRSFKEASLALGSTRLQTIVHIIIPSALSGIMAAILLGLGRVIGETMVVLLCAGNRIQIPDFTAGLGTAFQPVHTMTGIIAQEMGEVVRGSLHYRALFMVGVVLFLISLLINWLAQKIVRRYRIAA, from the coding sequence ATGGCCGAAACTGCCACCACCGTCCGCTCCACACGCCTCACCACGAGCGAGGCCCTCCTGCGCCGCAAGCGCGGCTGGTTCTTCGGGTTGAGCGGCGACCGCGTGGCGAAGGTCGTCTTCCAAGGCAACGCCGCCATCTCGATCCTCGTGCTGGCGTTGATCACCTTCACGATCTTCCGCGACGCCGTCGGCTTCGTGCCGATGAACCGGCACAACCTCGAGATTTACCGCCTCGCCGGTTTGGAGTTCACCGATCACCTGCGACGCGAAGTCGAGGACTACTCGTCATTCAACCGCTATCTCGGCGCCGTCCGCTCCGACCGCCTCACCCAACTCCAACGCGCCGGCCTGCCCATCGCCACCGCGCAGGCGCAACTCGCCGACTTCGACGCCTACGCCAACCGCGTCGCAGACGCGATCGCGGCGCACGAGACCGTCCTCGGCACGCTGACCGAGACCGCGACGTCCCTCAAGGAACGCCAGAAGGTCGCGCAGGACACCGAACACGCCCGCGCCGACCTCGAGAACGCGCTGCCGACCGCGACGCCCGAGCACGCCGCCGAGCTGCGCCGCCAGATCGAGAAAATGGTGCCGGAGAAAATCAATTTCCGCACCGAAGTGCAGGCAATGAAGGACCAGCTCCCGGAGCTGAAAACCGCCAACGTCGCGCTCGCCACCGCGATTTCCGAACTTGCCGCGCACCCGCCGCGCCTCGGCGACGCCGCGCTCGACGCACGCCTCACGCGCTTCACGGAGTTGCTGCGCCTCTTTCCCGCGCAACTCGATGCCGCCACGAAGCGCATGGAAGCCTGGGACCAGCTGAAGCCGGTCTCGTTCGCCGAGTCGCTCACGGCTTTCGCGTTCGGCCGCGAGTGGATCACCGCGAGTTTCTGGCAGGATTGGTATGGCATCCTGCCGCTGCTCTTCGGCTCGCTGCTCATTTCGACGATCGCGCTGTTCATCGCGATTCCCCTCGGCCTCGCCGCCGCGATCTACGTCAACCAAGTCGCGCGCCCGGTCGAGCAGAAGTTCATCAAGCCCACGATCGAGTTCGTCTCGGCGATTCCCAGCGTCGTGCTCGGCTTCTTCGGCATCGCGGTGCTCGGCGAATCGCTGCGCAAGCTCTCCCAGCTGCCCGCGTTCGATTGGGTGCCGGGATTCCCGTTCTCCGAGCGCCTCAACGCCACGACCGCCGCCTGCCTGCTCGCGCTCATGGCCGTGCCGACGATTTTTTCGCTCGCCGAGGACGCCATCAACAACGTGCCACGCTCCTTCAAGGAGGCTTCGCTCGCGCTCGGCTCCACGCGCCTGCAGACGATCGTGCACATCATCATCCCGTCCGCGCTGTCGGGCATCATGGCCGCCATCCTCCTCGGCCTCGGCCGCGTGATCGGCGAGACGATGGTGGTGCTGCTCTGCGCGGGTAACCGCATCCAGATCCCCGACTTCACCGCGGGGCTCGGCACGGCGTTCCAGCCGGTGCACACGATGACCGGCATCATCGCGCAGGAGATGGGCGAAGTCGTGCGCGGCAGCCTGCATTACCGCGCGCTCTTCATGGTCGGCGTGGTGCTCTTCCTGATTTCCCTCCTGATCAACTGGCTCGCGCAGAAAATCGTGCGCCGTTACCGCATCGCCGCCTAA
- a CDS encoding phosphate ABC transporter ATP-binding protein has product MPSGAAANGVAPAPRALIEIDDVDFCYGPSQALHDITLNIREREVTAFIGPSGCGKSTLLRCLNRMNDLIDGARVTTGQIRIDGVDIHDPRVDVIELRKRVGMVFQKSNPFPKSIYENITYGLRIQGVKNKSRLDEVVEKSLRGAALWDEVKDRLHQSALGLSGGQQQRLCIARAIAVEPEIILMDEPCSALDPIATAKVEELIHELKSKFTIVIVTHNMQQAARCSDRTAFFYLGRLVEYAETRTIFMNPANPQTEAYVSGRFG; this is encoded by the coding sequence ATGCCCTCCGGCGCGGCTGCGAACGGCGTCGCGCCGGCGCCGCGCGCGTTGATCGAGATCGACGACGTCGACTTCTGCTACGGCCCTTCGCAGGCCCTGCACGATATCACGCTGAACATCCGCGAACGCGAGGTCACCGCCTTCATCGGCCCGTCCGGCTGCGGCAAGAGCACGCTGCTCCGCTGCCTCAACCGCATGAACGACCTCATCGACGGCGCGCGCGTCACCACCGGCCAGATCCGCATCGACGGCGTCGACATCCACGACCCGCGCGTTGACGTCATCGAGCTGCGCAAACGCGTCGGCATGGTGTTCCAGAAGTCGAATCCCTTCCCGAAATCGATCTACGAAAACATCACCTACGGCCTCCGCATCCAGGGCGTGAAGAACAAGTCCCGCCTCGACGAAGTCGTGGAAAAAAGCCTCCGCGGCGCCGCGCTCTGGGACGAGGTGAAGGATCGCCTGCACCAAAGCGCGCTCGGCCTCTCCGGCGGCCAGCAGCAGCGCCTCTGCATCGCGCGCGCCATCGCCGTCGAACCGGAGATCATCCTCATGGACGAGCCGTGTTCGGCGCTCGATCCGATCGCGACGGCCAAGGTCGAGGAACTCATCCACGAGTTGAAGTCGAAGTTCACGATCGTCATCGTGACGCACAACATGCAGCAGGCCGCGCGTTGCTCCGACCGGACGGCCTTCTTCTATCTTGGCCGCCTCGTCGAATACGCCGAGACTCGCACCATCTTCATGAACCCCGCCAACCCGCAGACCGAGGCCTACGTCTCGGGCCGCTTCGGTTGA
- a CDS encoding inorganic phosphate transporter, translated as MTIFLIVLVAALVFEYINGFHDAANAIATVVSTKVLTPRQAIMLAAFFNLVGALAGTAVAKTISGGIVEGGIVTMVTILAALTAAIIWNLLTWWLGLPSSSSHALIGGLCGAALATANDNWSVLVWSTVDKKGAAAGLWPKVVAPMFSSPIIGFIGGAILMSLLLLVVKHWTPRFVNYWFGKAQLVSAAMMGFSHGSNDAQKTMGIITLALATGTAQGVFKDLPPWADFLRVAEFKEIPMWVVVVCALTMAAGTAAGGWRIIRTMGHKMVKLQPVHGFAAETTAAAIIHVASDLGIPVSTTHVISTSIMGVGAVKRFGAVKWGVVERIVWAWVLTLPVCGLIGYGVEMALRHFGYK; from the coding sequence ATGACCATCTTCCTGATCGTCCTCGTCGCGGCGCTGGTGTTCGAATACATCAACGGCTTTCACGACGCCGCGAACGCCATCGCGACCGTCGTCTCGACCAAGGTCCTCACCCCGCGCCAGGCGATCATGCTGGCGGCATTTTTCAATCTGGTCGGCGCGCTCGCCGGCACTGCGGTCGCCAAGACGATCAGCGGCGGCATCGTCGAAGGCGGCATCGTCACGATGGTCACCATCCTCGCCGCGCTGACCGCCGCCATCATCTGGAACCTGCTGACTTGGTGGCTCGGCCTCCCCTCGAGCTCCAGCCACGCGCTGATCGGCGGCTTGTGCGGTGCGGCCCTGGCCACGGCCAACGACAACTGGTCGGTGCTCGTCTGGTCGACCGTCGACAAGAAAGGCGCCGCCGCCGGACTCTGGCCGAAGGTCGTCGCTCCCATGTTCAGTTCGCCGATCATCGGCTTCATCGGCGGCGCGATCCTGATGTCGTTGCTCCTGCTCGTCGTGAAGCACTGGACGCCACGCTTCGTGAATTACTGGTTCGGCAAGGCGCAGCTCGTCAGTGCCGCCATGATGGGCTTCAGCCACGGCTCGAACGACGCGCAGAAGACGATGGGCATCATCACACTCGCGCTCGCCACCGGCACCGCGCAAGGCGTGTTCAAGGACTTGCCGCCGTGGGCCGACTTTCTCCGCGTCGCTGAGTTCAAGGAAATCCCCATGTGGGTCGTGGTCGTTTGCGCGCTGACGATGGCCGCCGGCACCGCCGCGGGCGGCTGGCGCATCATCCGCACCATGGGCCACAAGATGGTCAAACTGCAGCCCGTGCACGGCTTCGCCGCCGAAACCACCGCGGCCGCGATCATTCACGTCGCTTCCGACCTCGGCATTCCCGTCTCCACGACGCACGTCATCTCGACGTCCATCATGGGTGTCGGCGCGGTGAAGCGCTTTGGCGCCGTCAAATGGGGCGTCGTCGAGCGCATCGTTTGGGCGTGGGTGCTTACCCTGCCCGTCTGCGGTCTCATCGGCTACGGCGTCGAGATGGCGCTGCGGCACTTCGGCTACAAGTAA
- a CDS encoding DUF47 family protein — protein MISFKKLLGKEEKFYDLLDASAEEAKLAAGLLAKILANESAAQASSIHDIIQTRRKDKRITQQITEELCKTFVTPLEREDIEALSLALYRIPKTVEKIVERLTICPARVPRESMQRQVVLLEEAVESVHFMVTQLRKGTNIERIQDAHARLQFAEGEADKVMLSLVKDLYNGPYEAKEVVILMELYDLVEMAIDRARDAGQVVFQIMLKYS, from the coding sequence ATGATTTCGTTCAAGAAGCTGCTGGGCAAAGAGGAGAAGTTCTACGACCTGTTGGACGCGAGTGCGGAGGAAGCCAAGCTGGCCGCCGGCCTGCTGGCCAAGATCCTCGCCAACGAGAGTGCCGCACAGGCCTCGAGCATCCACGACATCATCCAGACGCGCCGCAAGGACAAGCGCATCACCCAGCAGATCACCGAGGAACTCTGCAAAACCTTCGTGACCCCGCTCGAACGCGAGGATATCGAAGCGCTTTCGCTGGCCCTCTACCGCATTCCGAAGACGGTCGAGAAGATCGTCGAGCGCCTGACCATTTGCCCCGCCCGCGTCCCGCGCGAGAGCATGCAGCGCCAGGTCGTGCTGCTCGAGGAGGCGGTCGAGAGCGTGCACTTCATGGTCACGCAGTTGCGCAAGGGCACGAATATCGAGCGCATCCAGGACGCGCACGCCCGCCTGCAATTCGCCGAGGGAGAGGCCGACAAGGTGATGCTCTCCCTGGTCAAGGATCTCTACAACGGCCCCTACGAAGCCAAGGAAGTCGTCATCCTCATGGAACTCTACGACCTCGTCGAAATGGCCATCGACCGCGCGCGCGACGCCGGCCAGGTCGTGTTCCAGATCATGCTGAAATACTCCTGA
- the pstA gene encoding phosphate ABC transporter permease PstA encodes MTKPSDRLFAQPTFAKRAEAGVFWLLRAATYFVLLCAAVIFLDIGVKGGAVIFQTKAPFINTTFLTESPETLNVFELNGAKRQMGDRDFRVFKAEHADEMKDVRVETYVYSAGGIFPNIVGTVLLVVGSMTIALVLGVISAIYLSEYATDGPFIRFLRLAIVNLAGVPSIVYGLFGFGLFVIGLNMGVSLLAGWLTLAFMVLPIIITASEEALRAVPKGYREGSLALGATKLQTIFTNVLPYALPGILTSSVLSIARVAGETAPIMFTAAFVVRDEMPWQVKHAIDFVFQGVMALPYHIYVVASKIPQNDYTRDVQYGTAFVFLFTVAAIAATSVVLRVRLRKKYKW; translated from the coding sequence ATGACGAAGCCCAGCGACCGACTTTTTGCCCAGCCGACCTTTGCCAAGCGCGCCGAGGCCGGCGTGTTCTGGCTGCTGCGCGCCGCGACGTATTTCGTGCTGCTGTGCGCCGCCGTGATCTTCCTCGATATCGGCGTGAAGGGTGGGGCGGTGATCTTTCAGACCAAGGCGCCGTTCATCAACACGACCTTCCTCACCGAGTCGCCGGAGACGCTGAACGTTTTCGAGCTCAACGGCGCGAAACGCCAGATGGGCGATCGCGACTTCCGCGTCTTCAAGGCCGAGCACGCCGACGAAATGAAGGATGTCCGCGTCGAGACCTACGTCTACTCTGCCGGCGGCATCTTCCCGAACATCGTCGGCACCGTGCTGCTGGTCGTGGGCTCGATGACCATCGCCCTCGTGCTCGGCGTGATCAGCGCGATCTATCTCAGCGAATACGCGACCGACGGTCCGTTCATCCGCTTCCTGCGCCTCGCGATCGTCAATCTCGCGGGCGTGCCGTCGATCGTCTACGGCTTGTTCGGCTTTGGCCTGTTCGTCATCGGGCTGAACATGGGCGTGTCGCTCCTCGCCGGCTGGCTGACGCTGGCTTTCATGGTGCTGCCGATCATCATCACGGCGTCCGAGGAGGCTTTGCGCGCCGTGCCGAAGGGCTACCGCGAAGGCTCGCTCGCTCTCGGGGCCACGAAGCTCCAGACGATCTTCACCAATGTCCTGCCTTACGCGCTCCCCGGCATTCTCACGTCTTCCGTGCTGTCGATCGCCCGCGTCGCCGGCGAGACGGCCCCGATCATGTTCACTGCCGCGTTCGTCGTGCGCGACGAGATGCCCTGGCAGGTGAAGCATGCGATCGACTTCGTGTTCCAGGGCGTCATGGCGCTGCCGTATCACATCTACGTCGTCGCCTCCAAGATCCCCCAGAACGACTACACGCGCGACGTCCAATACGGCACCGCGTTCGTCTTCCTCTTCACGGTGGCCGCGATCGCCGCGACCTCGGTCGTGCTCCGCGTCCGTCTCCGCAAAAAATACAAATGGTAA